In one window of Chryseobacterium phocaeense DNA:
- a CDS encoding cystathionine gamma-synthase — protein MNFNTKVIHGGQHHESATGSVNVPVFLTSTFAQKSPGVHSGYEYSRAANPTRQALEDSLASIENGARGLAFGSGLAAIDCVLKLLNPGDEVVAVDDLYGGTYRMFTRLFEKYQLKFTFVNFDDVSKIADVITDKTKLIWVETPTNPLMKLVDIKAVVEIAKGKDILVAVDNTFATPYIQRPIDLGADIVMHSATKYLGGHSDVIAGALIAKDAELGEKLHFIQFASGGILGPHDSYLVLRGIKTLALRMQRHSDNGLAVAQYLEKHPAVDKVIYPGLESHPQYDLAKSQMKESGGMVSFTFKSGKKEDAVKFLERVKVFTLAESLGGVESLANHPALMTHASIPADKREELGITDDLVRLSVGIEDAEDLIADLERAFS, from the coding sequence ATGAATTTTAATACAAAAGTAATTCACGGAGGGCAGCACCACGAGTCTGCGACAGGTTCTGTAAATGTTCCTGTATTTTTAACATCTACATTTGCACAGAAAAGCCCGGGAGTCCATTCCGGATATGAATATTCAAGAGCAGCCAACCCTACAAGACAGGCTTTGGAAGATTCTTTGGCGAGCATTGAAAACGGAGCGAGAGGCCTTGCTTTCGGTTCCGGACTTGCAGCCATCGATTGTGTATTGAAATTACTGAATCCCGGTGATGAGGTAGTGGCTGTAGATGACCTTTACGGAGGAACTTACAGAATGTTTACAAGGCTTTTCGAAAAGTATCAGCTGAAATTTACGTTTGTGAATTTTGATGATGTTTCCAAAATTGCAGACGTAATCACAGACAAAACAAAGCTGATCTGGGTAGAAACGCCTACCAACCCTCTGATGAAGCTGGTAGATATTAAAGCGGTAGTGGAAATTGCCAAAGGAAAAGATATCCTGGTGGCGGTAGACAATACATTCGCGACTCCATATATTCAGAGACCGATTGATCTTGGAGCCGATATTGTGATGCACTCAGCAACCAAATATTTAGGAGGACATTCTGACGTGATTGCAGGAGCACTGATTGCAAAAGATGCTGAACTGGGAGAAAAGCTTCACTTCATTCAATTTGCAAGCGGTGGGATCTTAGGTCCGCACGATTCTTACCTTGTTTTAAGAGGAATTAAAACGTTAGCGTTAAGAATGCAGCGTCATTCCGATAACGGGCTTGCTGTGGCTCAATATCTTGAAAAGCATCCTGCTGTAGATAAAGTAATTTATCCGGGACTTGAATCTCATCCTCAGTATGACCTGGCCAAATCCCAGATGAAGGAATCAGGTGGTATGGTTTCTTTCACCTTTAAATCAGGTAAAAAAGAAGATGCCGTTAAGTTTCTGGAGAGAGTAAAAGTGTTCACTTTAGCAGAATCTTTAGGCGGTGTAGAATCTTTAGCCAACCATCCGGCACTGATGACGCATGCGTCTATCCCTGCTGATAAACGTGAAGAATTGGGAATTACGGATGACCTGGTACGTTTAAGCGTTGGAATTGAAGATGCTGAAGATCTTATTGCAGATCTTGAGCGTGCTTTTTCTTAA
- a CDS encoding membrane lipoprotein lipid attachment site-containing protein, translating to MKKTLFVIGAAVLLAACDKKTEVKETKTTDSTVQAEKLPAAETPDTSVTEKPSENAALDIALFKEKEIPAAMLKGSLHPHDMEGESIMELVPSMDDFIKGNGSDIAYIDDSLKKIIIKINGKFEELKETGKDKYENSEYQASFTTTIPEKVPEDIEVLAYAFNGKLEVKRKSDHVSKSLDFFMGGL from the coding sequence ATGAAGAAAACACTTTTTGTCATCGGGGCAGCAGTATTGCTGGCCGCCTGCGATAAAAAAACGGAAGTAAAGGAAACTAAAACAACAGATTCCACAGTACAGGCAGAAAAACTTCCTGCTGCCGAAACTCCTGATACATCCGTTACGGAAAAACCTTCTGAAAATGCAGCTCTGGACATCGCTTTATTTAAAGAGAAAGAAATTCCTGCTGCCATGTTAAAAGGGAGTCTTCATCCTCACGACATGGAAGGCGAGTCTATCATGGAGCTGGTTCCTTCGATGGATGATTTCATTAAAGGAAACGGTTCGGACATTGCATACATAGATGATTCCCTGAAAAAGATCATTATCAAGATCAACGGAAAGTTTGAAGAGCTTAAGGAAACCGGGAAAGACAAATATGAGAACAGTGAATATCAGGCTTCTTTCACCACTACTATTCCGGAAAAAGTTCCTGAAGATATAGAAGTTCTGGCCTATGCTTTTAATGGAAAGCTGGAAGTGAAGAGAAAATCTGACCATGTTTCAAAGAGCCTCGATTTCTTTATGGGAGGCTTATAA
- the gldC gene encoding gliding motility protein GldC, which yields MRKTQITIDVELDENHIPENITWNAQDGGVEKEETKATMISVWDDKTMEALRIDLWTKEMPVDQMKMFIHQILVSLGNTYQRATGEEDVAQWIEQIAEEFAVKSAIKM from the coding sequence ATGAGAAAAACTCAGATTACGATAGATGTAGAGTTGGATGAGAACCACATTCCTGAAAATATTACATGGAATGCCCAGGATGGCGGTGTGGAAAAGGAAGAAACAAAAGCGACCATGATCTCTGTATGGGATGACAAAACGATGGAAGCTTTAAGGATTGATCTCTGGACCAAAGAAATGCCGGTAGACCAGATGAAAATGTTTATCCACCAGATTCTGGTATCTTTAGGAAATACTTACCAGAGAGCAACAGGCGAAGAAGATGTTGCCCAGTGGATAGAGCAGATTGCAGAAGAATTTGCTGTAAAATCTGCTATAAAAATGTAA
- a CDS encoding thioredoxin-like domain-containing protein gives MKKLMTAINIEWLKTKGLGLSYIAVILGALIPLLGFVPGFFMSEMVMEGKLPHSVFEDAIGGDAIKSFTFFILLLFIIIAANRIAQTDHKNNGWQLMETQPLSRFNLYFSKYIVLLLLSFICVASYFGFNIVLALADYYIHPDPAKQLHFDTLWMIQTFVRICMTILGIAALQLCISVIFPGFIWSFLIGVLGLASNITSLVQKKSFFFNPYSSLYEFWKAPEVRNLNNFISHSEYMSLFWSVVFLTLGYFWYSRKGFKNAFLKNKKRVIISAASLIIGAGFLYLFQKPKAYQSDGTGITIKGKLETDLKIDSVHVYSKEFHKKIGSAAVKNNMFSWVTTQTLPLDEYILQIGNKKLDIVMGSGDWFDYEIKLNGTEMISYVKSNRKADQVYKNTESSFGNEFAYALERQNYNNDPKTFYETAESDWKDNKRILDHFADPENNALSEDYKAYRKQLMAIEYLNEINNYRKMTSWNDPKFAAPASFVKELNENIQKPGPLLSKNDNYLQYKLDQLLSDKDQASNPDSILFIKIGKMARGISRDQLLTKHLSKTMELQTDSLTRNQLFATEISNIGNDDYKTMLYAKIDQINRSQKGSVFPDLVLLNNQDKKSPLSKYKGKYVVIDFWATWCGPCKQIRPVFETRSHQYRYADNIQFISISLDQDKSKWQNYLKTKTSNVPQYWLTDAQQFMNRYKIQSIPRFIIVDPEGKIFNFNTPFPDEDNFIEILDKLKKY, from the coding sequence ATGAAAAAATTAATGACTGCCATTAATATAGAATGGCTTAAAACAAAAGGGCTGGGACTTTCTTATATTGCTGTTATCCTTGGGGCATTGATTCCCTTGCTGGGTTTTGTGCCCGGTTTCTTCATGTCAGAAATGGTCATGGAAGGAAAACTTCCGCATTCTGTTTTTGAAGATGCAATAGGAGGAGATGCTATAAAATCTTTTACTTTTTTTATCCTGCTTCTGTTTATCATTATTGCTGCCAACAGGATTGCACAGACGGATCATAAGAATAATGGCTGGCAACTGATGGAGACACAGCCGCTAAGCCGTTTTAATCTGTATTTTTCAAAATATATCGTTTTATTATTACTGAGTTTTATCTGTGTGGCTTCTTATTTTGGGTTCAATATAGTTCTGGCCCTTGCAGATTATTATATTCACCCTGATCCGGCTAAACAGCTGCATTTTGATACCCTTTGGATGATTCAGACTTTTGTAAGGATCTGTATGACCATCCTGGGAATTGCAGCTTTGCAGCTTTGTATTTCTGTAATATTTCCCGGATTTATCTGGTCGTTTCTTATCGGGGTGCTGGGATTGGCTTCCAATATTACTTCTTTGGTCCAGAAGAAATCTTTTTTCTTTAATCCTTACAGCTCGCTATACGAATTCTGGAAAGCTCCGGAAGTGAGAAACCTGAACAATTTTATTTCGCACTCTGAATATATGAGTCTTTTCTGGAGTGTAGTGTTTCTTACATTAGGTTACTTCTGGTACAGCAGGAAAGGATTTAAAAACGCCTTCCTTAAAAATAAAAAAAGAGTTATCATTTCTGCTGCTTCGCTGATCATTGGTGCAGGATTTCTTTATCTGTTCCAGAAGCCAAAGGCCTATCAGAGTGACGGAACGGGCATTACAATCAAAGGAAAGCTGGAAACAGATCTTAAAATAGATTCCGTACATGTGTATTCCAAAGAATTTCACAAAAAAATAGGGTCTGCAGCCGTAAAAAACAATATGTTCAGCTGGGTAACTACACAAACCCTTCCGCTGGATGAATATATACTGCAGATAGGTAATAAAAAACTGGATATTGTGATGGGAAGCGGGGATTGGTTTGATTATGAGATAAAGCTGAATGGTACAGAAATGATATCTTATGTGAAATCCAACCGGAAGGCAGATCAGGTATATAAAAATACCGAAAGTTCCTTTGGAAACGAGTTTGCTTATGCTCTTGAAAGACAGAATTATAATAATGATCCGAAAACGTTTTATGAAACAGCTGAATCTGACTGGAAAGACAATAAAAGAATCCTTGACCATTTTGCTGATCCTGAAAACAACGCACTTTCAGAAGATTATAAAGCCTACAGAAAGCAATTAATGGCTATTGAATATCTGAACGAGATCAACAATTACCGGAAAATGACCTCGTGGAATGATCCTAAATTTGCCGCTCCGGCATCTTTCGTGAAAGAACTTAATGAAAACATCCAAAAACCAGGTCCGCTTTTAAGCAAGAACGATAATTATCTTCAGTATAAATTAGACCAGCTGCTTTCTGATAAAGACCAGGCTTCCAATCCCGACAGTATTCTTTTCATAAAAATCGGTAAGATGGCCAGGGGAATTTCCAGAGACCAGCTGCTGACGAAGCATCTTTCTAAAACAATGGAACTGCAAACTGACAGTTTAACCCGTAACCAGCTTTTTGCCACCGAGATCAGCAACATTGGCAATGATGATTATAAAACAATGCTGTACGCTAAGATTGATCAGATCAACAGGTCCCAGAAAGGATCGGTATTTCCTGATCTGGTCCTTCTTAATAATCAGGATAAAAAGAGCCCGCTTTCCAAATATAAAGGAAAATATGTGGTGATTGATTTCTGGGCTACATGGTGCGGTCCGTGCAAGCAGATCCGTCCGGTATTTGAAACCAGGAGCCATCAGTACAGATATGCAGACAATATCCAGTTCATCTCTATCAGTCTGGATCAGGATAAATCCAAATGGCAGAATTATCTGAAAACAAAAACTTCCAATGTTCCTCAATACTGGCTGACCGATGCACAGCAGTTTATGAACAGATATAAGATTCAGTCTATTCCAAGATTTATCATTGTAGATCCGGAAGGCAAAATTTTTAATTTTAATACCCCATTTCCTGATGAAGATAACTTCATAGAAATTTTGGATAAGCTGAAGAAGTATTAA
- a CDS encoding ABC transporter ATP-binding protein yields the protein MENIIRIHNLNFEFTRDKPILKNINLSVPKGSIFGFLGANGAGKSTTMKMLIGSIPDESGAIRIFDKDLSGLYPEGFHKVGSLIDTAAFYDHLSGWENLLIISRLRNLPESECERVLHLVNLWESKNMKMKRYSLGMKQRLSIAMTLLGKPELLILDEPVNGLDPNGMLEMRELLIKLNREEGVTIFISSHLLQEIEKMITHLAIISHGEIRFTGSIKDLNELYRYDHIRIGLNNASQFISQIPESYSPKVIDSATIEITAESKENIASLIKKLVLNDAEIFEIKNSAGLEDWFMEITKN from the coding sequence ATGGAAAATATCATCCGGATACACAACTTAAACTTTGAATTTACCAGGGATAAGCCTATCCTGAAAAATATTAATCTTTCAGTTCCGAAAGGAAGCATTTTCGGGTTTCTCGGCGCAAACGGAGCAGGGAAGTCCACTACCATGAAAATGCTGATCGGCAGTATTCCCGATGAATCCGGTGCTATCCGGATTTTTGATAAAGATTTATCCGGACTGTATCCCGAAGGTTTCCATAAAGTCGGAAGTCTGATTGATACGGCGGCTTTTTATGATCACCTTTCAGGCTGGGAAAACCTTCTTATTATTTCCAGGCTCAGGAATCTTCCGGAGTCCGAGTGTGAACGGGTCCTTCATCTTGTAAATCTTTGGGAAAGCAAAAATATGAAGATGAAAAGATATTCCCTGGGGATGAAACAGCGCCTATCTATTGCCATGACGTTGTTGGGAAAACCAGAACTCCTGATCCTCGATGAACCGGTAAACGGACTTGACCCGAACGGGATGCTGGAAATGCGTGAGCTTTTAATTAAGCTTAACCGGGAAGAAGGCGTAACGATTTTTATTTCAAGTCACCTGCTTCAGGAAATTGAAAAAATGATTACCCATCTGGCGATTATTTCCCACGGCGAAATCCGTTTTACGGGAAGCATAAAAGATCTGAATGAGCTGTACAGATATGATCATATCAGGATCGGGCTTAATAATGCTTCACAATTCATCAGCCAGATCCCGGAAAGCTATTCACCTAAAGTGATTGATTCTGCTACCATTGAGATCACCGCCGAATCTAAAGAGAACATCGCCAGCCTAATTAAAAAGCTGGTTCTGAATGATGCCGAAATTTTCGAAATTAAAAACAGCGCAGGCCTTGAGGACTGGTTCATGGAAATTACTAAAAACTAA
- the gldB gene encoding gliding motility lipoprotein GldB — MKIFRIVVLSSILVLAADSCKKEPENQWKVEVKNKAEKVELTDISKEFYNADIPLDQFKAKFPWFQGTVSDADFGKRRADAEEIKIYKEAASKIDQAKLQKELQDLFSHIRFYFPKFKNPKVYLFSSALQMVQDPIFYDAKGNLLFIDITGFMGDGNANYKGLELYFQKSMNPQNIVPKVSQIFAENIVTESPDHQKFIDKVILNGKIMIMQDAFLPDTPDYLKMNYTKKQYDWAVANEANIWNYFVESNLIFGDDPRLVERFISPGPFSKFYTEIDNESSPQIGIFTGWQICKAYFKQKPETKLADFLKLDATKIFNEAVYKPKMP; from the coding sequence ATGAAGATTTTCAGAATTGTTGTGCTTTCTTCCATTTTGGTGCTCGCTGCGGATTCCTGTAAAAAAGAACCGGAGAACCAATGGAAAGTAGAGGTGAAAAATAAAGCCGAAAAGGTTGAACTGACGGATATTTCCAAAGAATTTTATAATGCAGACATTCCTCTGGACCAGTTTAAAGCTAAATTTCCATGGTTTCAGGGAACGGTTTCGGATGCCGATTTTGGAAAAAGAAGAGCCGATGCCGAAGAGATTAAAATCTATAAAGAAGCAGCTTCCAAAATAGACCAGGCGAAGCTTCAGAAAGAGCTTCAGGATCTGTTCTCACATATCCGGTTTTATTTTCCGAAATTTAAGAATCCGAAGGTATATCTTTTTTCATCAGCCCTGCAGATGGTTCAGGACCCTATTTTTTATGATGCAAAAGGAAATCTTCTGTTTATAGATATTACGGGATTTATGGGGGATGGTAATGCCAATTATAAAGGGCTTGAACTGTATTTCCAGAAATCGATGAATCCGCAGAATATAGTCCCTAAAGTGTCACAGATCTTTGCAGAAAATATCGTAACGGAATCTCCGGATCATCAGAAATTTATTGATAAAGTAATTCTGAACGGTAAAATCATGATCATGCAGGATGCTTTTCTTCCCGATACACCGGATTATCTGAAAATGAACTATACCAAAAAGCAATACGACTGGGCGGTAGCCAATGAAGCCAATATCTGGAACTATTTTGTAGAGAGCAACCTGATCTTCGGGGACGATCCACGACTTGTGGAACGTTTTATATCACCCGGCCCGTTCTCAAAATTCTATACGGAGATTGACAATGAGTCTTCACCGCAGATCGGGATCTTCACCGGATGGCAGATCTGTAAGGCGTATTTCAAACAGAAACCGGAAACCAAGCTTGCGGATTTCTTAAAGCTTGATGCTACTAAAATATTTAACGAAGCAGTATACAAGCCTAAAATGCCTTAG
- a CDS encoding leucine-rich repeat domain-containing protein: MMKIKIFASLGLIISGFSHFTAQKLNFKDQNFEKAVIENFDLNKNGILEKPEADMVTNLFLVQKGITSAEDLMLFTNAKMILLDDNTIPDVSLKGLPNLELFSCTGCKIISFKAEGLKTLGSLYLDNNFLENISLKETPRIEQLTLSLNQLKTIDITRLKHLRKLNLEHNKLRKLDISGNTSLQTLNVVGNTMKESDIDKGTKTDVTIFGTQP, encoded by the coding sequence ATGATGAAAATTAAAATATTTGCAAGTCTGGGCCTTATTATTTCAGGATTTTCTCATTTTACAGCTCAAAAACTCAATTTTAAAGATCAAAACTTCGAAAAGGCAGTAATTGAAAACTTTGATCTCAATAAAAACGGGATTCTGGAAAAACCGGAAGCAGATATGGTGACCAATTTGTTCCTGGTTCAGAAAGGTATCACATCAGCAGAAGATCTGATGCTTTTTACCAATGCTAAAATGATCCTGCTTGATGATAATACTATTCCGGATGTTTCTCTGAAGGGACTGCCTAATCTGGAATTATTTTCCTGTACCGGATGCAAGATCATCTCTTTTAAAGCGGAAGGGTTAAAAACCTTAGGCTCCCTGTATCTTGACAATAATTTTCTTGAAAATATTTCATTGAAGGAAACGCCGAGGATTGAACAATTAACATTATCTTTAAATCAATTAAAAACAATTGATATTACCAGGCTTAAACATTTAAGAAAATTAAATCTTGAGCACAACAAACTCCGGAAGCTTGATATTTCAGGAAATACATCCCTTCAGACCCTGAATGTGGTTGGTAACACGATGAAAGAATCTGATATCGATAAAGGAACAAAAACTGATGTAACAATTTTCGGAACGCAACCCTAA
- a CDS encoding GNAT family N-acetyltransferase: MTLETQRLLLRKLEETDVERMFLLDSNTEVMKYIGVPVLTKPEESLDVIRMIQKQYEENGTGRLAVIEKETGLLIGWSGLKLLTEEINGYKNVLDLGYRYLPESWGKGYALEAAKASLELGFHEMKADAIYAHAHSGNEGSNHILRKLGFEKTGEFTEPDGICYWYELKRENYAP; the protein is encoded by the coding sequence ATGACACTTGAAACCCAACGACTGCTCCTGCGCAAGCTTGAAGAAACCGATGTTGAACGTATGTTCCTGCTGGATTCCAACACGGAAGTGATGAAGTACATCGGAGTTCCTGTATTGACAAAACCGGAAGAATCATTGGACGTGATCAGGATGATTCAAAAGCAATATGAGGAAAACGGCACGGGAAGACTTGCTGTGATTGAAAAGGAAACAGGACTTCTTATCGGCTGGAGCGGTCTCAAGCTACTCACAGAAGAGATCAATGGCTATAAAAACGTTCTGGACCTTGGCTACCGCTACCTTCCTGAATCATGGGGAAAAGGGTATGCCCTGGAAGCGGCAAAAGCCTCTCTGGAACTTGGTTTTCATGAGATGAAAGCGGATGCAATCTATGCACATGCCCATTCCGGGAATGAGGGCTCCAATCATATTTTAAGAAAACTGGGCTTTGAAAAAACCGGAGAATTCACGGAACCTGACGGAATCTGTTATTGGTATGAGCTGAAACGTGAAAACTATGCACCATAA
- a CDS encoding GNAT family N-acetyltransferase gives MLKIRQEEEKDHLKVFHLTEEAFRSMKHSDHQEHFLLEKLRNSEAFIPELSLVAETGDGEIAGHILFTKLQIVNETEVFESLALAPVSVHPDFQNRGIGSQLILHGHSIAKESGYTSVILIGHENYYPKFGYEKTSNFGIYFPFEIPEINGMAVELVKDGLKNVKGIVKYPKEFGID, from the coding sequence ATGCTAAAGATAAGACAGGAGGAGGAAAAAGACCATCTGAAGGTATTTCATCTCACAGAGGAAGCTTTCAGAAGTATGAAACACAGCGACCATCAGGAACATTTTCTTTTGGAGAAGCTGAGAAATTCGGAAGCTTTTATTCCCGAGCTTTCCCTGGTAGCTGAAACCGGAGACGGAGAAATTGCCGGTCATATTTTATTCACCAAACTTCAAATCGTAAATGAAACAGAGGTTTTTGAATCTCTGGCACTGGCGCCTGTTTCCGTACATCCTGACTTTCAGAACCGGGGAATCGGAAGCCAGCTGATTCTGCACGGGCATTCAATCGCTAAAGAATCAGGATACACCTCGGTGATATTAATTGGCCATGAAAATTATTATCCTAAGTTTGGTTACGAAAAAACCAGTAATTTTGGGATTTATTTCCCGTTTGAAATTCCTGAAATCAACGGAATGGCTGTTGAGCTGGTAAAAGACGGGTTAAAAAATGTAAAAGGGATCGTAAAATATCCTAAAGAATTTGGAATAGACTAA
- the nadE gene encoding NAD(+) synthase, which produces MQTQKVIDHIVSWLKDYAVKANVKGYVIGVSGGVDSGVISTLAAMTGLKTLLIEMPIRQKPDQIDRAWEHMNDLKSKFPNVEAMSVNLTPAFEELYKTFDVKDDLYPNEKLAFANTRSRLRMLTLYYYGQLNGLLVCGTGNKVEDFGIGFYTKYGDGGVDVSPIADLYKTEVYALARALNLVKNIQEAIPTDGLWDVDRTDEQQIGATYPELEKIQKEYGTKTADDYEGRDKEVFLIFDRMHKAAKHKMDPIPVCDIPEEWRLDE; this is translated from the coding sequence ATGCAGACTCAGAAAGTTATAGATCATATTGTAAGCTGGTTAAAAGATTATGCTGTAAAAGCGAATGTAAAAGGTTATGTCATAGGAGTTTCGGGAGGTGTGGATTCCGGGGTGATTTCTACCCTTGCAGCCATGACCGGACTGAAAACCCTTCTGATTGAAATGCCCATCCGCCAGAAACCGGATCAGATAGACCGTGCGTGGGAACATATGAATGATCTGAAATCAAAATTTCCAAACGTAGAAGCCATGTCTGTAAATCTTACACCTGCCTTCGAGGAATTGTACAAAACATTTGACGTAAAGGATGATCTGTATCCCAATGAAAAACTGGCCTTCGCCAATACCAGATCCAGACTAAGAATGCTTACGCTGTATTATTACGGACAGCTTAACGGTCTTTTGGTATGCGGAACGGGGAATAAAGTGGAGGATTTCGGAATAGGCTTTTATACCAAATATGGAGACGGCGGTGTAGATGTCTCTCCTATTGCAGACCTTTATAAAACCGAGGTGTATGCTCTTGCAAGAGCCTTGAATCTGGTTAAAAATATTCAGGAAGCGATACCTACGGACGGGCTTTGGGACGTAGACAGAACAGATGAACAGCAGATTGGGGCTACCTACCCTGAACTGGAGAAAATCCAGAAAGAATACGGAACGAAAACCGCTGATGATTATGAAGGACGGGACAAAGAAGTCTTTTTGATTTTTGACAGAATGCATAAGGCGGCAAAACATAAAATGGATCCTATCCCGGTTTGTGATATTCCTGAGGAATGGAGACTTGATGAGTGA
- a CDS encoding ribonuclease domain-containing protein, with protein sequence MNGKIRSVFFICLGLLFGMSVMYIFNNFIADKKGNAETAEKVQSGNHSADSQNSLSNSSSQPIDRLTEEKTVIDYVKQNHRLPDYYITKNEARKLGWNASRGNLCEVLPGKAIGGDRFGNREKKLPQGENYFEADVNYNCGNRNADRIIFTKNGDVYLTKNHYKSFEKQ encoded by the coding sequence ATGAACGGTAAAATAAGATCGGTTTTTTTTATTTGTCTGGGCCTTCTGTTTGGAATGTCCGTGATGTATATCTTCAATAATTTTATTGCTGATAAAAAAGGAAATGCGGAAACTGCTGAAAAGGTCCAGTCCGGAAATCATTCAGCAGATTCTCAAAATAGTCTGTCAAACTCTTCCTCCCAACCTATAGACCGGCTGACGGAAGAAAAAACAGTCATTGATTATGTGAAGCAAAACCACAGGCTTCCTGATTATTATATCACAAAAAACGAAGCAAGAAAACTGGGCTGGAACGCTTCCAGAGGAAACCTTTGTGAAGTGCTTCCCGGAAAAGCAATAGGCGGGGACCGGTTCGGAAACCGGGAAAAGAAACTTCCTCAGGGAGAAAATTACTTTGAAGCTGATGTGAATTACAACTGTGGAAACCGGAATGCAGACCGCATTATATTTACGAAAAACGGTGATGTGTACCTGACTAAAAACCATTATAAGAGTTTTGAAAAGCAGTAG
- a CDS encoding matrixin family metalloprotease yields MKSSSFYNFAAVLVLVLSCSEKQPQPVKIDKPITILIQPFKDFNPENTAKTVEGIRNIYPNVKILEAIDLPNNAYYKDRNRYRADSIIKFLSSRTQEGFVTIDLTSKDISVTKGKIKDYGVMGLGYRPGKACVASEYRLDKKNSGEQFFKIAIHELGHTQGLKHCPEKTCFMRDAEGGNPTDEEKDFCKKCKTFLINKNWKFNSI; encoded by the coding sequence TTGAAAAGCAGTAGTTTTTATAATTTTGCAGCCGTATTGGTTTTGGTTCTGTCATGCTCGGAAAAACAACCGCAGCCTGTAAAAATTGATAAGCCCATAACCATACTGATCCAGCCGTTCAAGGATTTCAATCCTGAAAATACTGCTAAAACAGTGGAAGGGATCAGGAATATTTATCCGAACGTGAAAATTCTTGAGGCTATTGATCTTCCTAATAATGCTTATTATAAGGATAGAAACCGCTACAGGGCAGATTCTATCATTAAGTTTTTAAGTAGCAGAACCCAAGAAGGCTTTGTAACTATAGACCTTACTTCAAAAGACATTAGTGTAACTAAAGGCAAAATAAAGGACTACGGAGTCATGGGACTAGGATACAGACCTGGAAAAGCCTGCGTAGCTTCCGAATACCGGCTGGATAAAAAGAATTCCGGTGAGCAGTTCTTTAAAATAGCTATCCATGAGCTGGGTCACACACAGGGTTTGAAACACTGCCCTGAAAAAACATGTTTTATGAGAGATGCAGAAGGCGGAAATCCTACCGACGAGGAAAAAGATTTTTGCAAAAAATGCAAAACTTTTCTGATTAATAAAAACTGGAAATTTAATTCTATATGA
- a CDS encoding barstar family protein has protein sequence MKTIYIDFTDIGDYEDFYAQLKEKLALPEHFGDNLDALSDIITGELELPLHIEFVNMTVDQLEIFEDLLTTLEDAEDETEDFSFTYYLEQYEDEDDE, from the coding sequence ATGAAGACAATATATATCGATTTTACAGACATAGGTGATTATGAAGATTTCTATGCACAATTAAAGGAAAAACTCGCACTTCCTGAACATTTTGGAGATAACCTTGATGCCCTGTCTGATATTATTACCGGAGAGCTGGAACTTCCGCTCCACATTGAGTTTGTGAATATGACGGTAGACCAGCTTGAGATTTTTGAGGATCTCCTTACCACTCTGGAAGATGCAGAAGATGAAACAGAAGATTTTAGCTTCACCTATTATCTGGAGCAGTATGAAGACGAAGATGATGAATAA